Proteins from a genomic interval of Acinonyx jubatus isolate Ajub_Pintada_27869175 chromosome B4, VMU_Ajub_asm_v1.0, whole genome shotgun sequence:
- the SLC25A18 gene encoding mitochondrial glutamate carrier 2 isoform X1, with the protein MVNQPFLQFLQFSSDLAYILASRKDRRFLTKSRGGNWPAEAHQEGGSGQSPLTPVFSPLCCGGPQSRTQAPHLPRPAISLRSQQPVTQGPTSRMSSQDLSITAKLINGGVAGLVGVTCVFPIDLAKTRLQNQHGKDIYKGMIDCLVKTARAEGFLGMYRGAAVNLTLVTPEKAIKLAANDFFRQLLMEDGMQRNLKMEMLAGCGAGMCQVVVTCPMEMLKIQLQDAGRLAVHRQGSASAPSSSRSYTTRSAPTHKRPSATLIAWELLRTRGLSGLYKGLGATLLRDIPFSIIYFPLFANLNNLGFNERTGKASFAHSFMSGCVAGSIAAVTVTPLDVLKTRIQTLKKGLGEDSYSGITDCARKIWIQEGPSALMKGAGCRALVIAPLFGIAQGVYFIGIGERILKCFE; encoded by the exons ATGGTAAACCAACCCTTCCTGCAGTTCCTGCAGTTCAGCAGTGATCTGGCCTATATCTTGGCATCCAGAAAAGACAGAAGGTTCCTTACTAAAAGCAG aggaggaaactggccTGCGGAGGCTCATCAGGAGGGTGGCTCAGGCCAGTCTCCACTGACACCCGTGTTCTCTCCACTCTGCTGCGGTGGGCCACAGTCCAGGACACAGGCACCACATCTGCCTCGGCCAGCCATCTCCCTGAGGAGCCAGCAACCTGTGACCCAGGGACCCACCAGCAGAATGTCCAGCCAGGATTTGAG TATTACAGCAAAACTCATCAATGGAGGTGTGGCAGGGCTTGTTGGGGTGACTTGTGTGTTCCCCATCGACTTGGCCAAGACTCGGCTGCAGAATCAACATGGAAAAGATATCTACAAAGGAAT GATAGACTGCCTGGTGAAAACTGCCAGGGCGGAAGGCTTCTTGGGCATGTACCGAG GGGCTGCAGTGAACCTAACCTTGGTCACTCCAGAGAAGGCCATCAAGCTGGCAGCCAATGACTTCTTCCGGCAGCTGCTAATGGAGGATGG GATGCAGCGGAACCTGAAGATGGAGATGCTAGCTGGATGTGGAGCTGGAATGTGCCAAGTGGTGGTCACTTGTCCCATGGAAATGCTCAAGATTCAGCTGCAGGATGCTGGCCGCTTGG CAGTTCATCGTCAGGGCTCGGCCTCAGCGCCTTCCTCCTCCAGGTCCTACACTACCCGCTCGGCTCCCACCCACAAGCGCCCGTCTGCCACCCTTATTGCCTGGGAACTACTTCGCACCCGGGGCCTGTCTGGTCTCTATAAGGGTCTGGGCGCCACTCTCCTCAG AGACATTCCCTTCTCCATCATCTACTTCCCACTGTTTGCCAACCTTAACAACCTTGGGTTCAACGAGCGTACCGGGAAGGCCTCCTTTGCTCATTCCTTTATGTCAGGCTGTGTTGCGGGTTCCATAGCTGCTGTCACAGTAACACCTCTGGACG TTTTGAAAACTCGAATCCAAACCCTCAAAAAAGGCCTGGGTGAGGACAGCTACAGTGGGATCACCGACTGCGCCAG GAAAATCTGGATTCAGGAGGGACCATCCGCCCTCATGAAGGGAGCAGGCTGCCGGGCCCTGGTCATAGCCCCTCTCTTTGGGATTGCCCAAGGGGTCTACTTCATTGGTATTGGAGAGCGGATCTTAAAGTGTTTCGAGTAG
- the SLC25A18 gene encoding mitochondrial glutamate carrier 2 isoform X3 — protein MVNQPFLQFLQFSSDLAYILASRKDRRFLTKSSITAKLINGGVAGLVGVTCVFPIDLAKTRLQNQHGKDIYKGMIDCLVKTARAEGFLGMYRGAAVNLTLVTPEKAIKLAANDFFRQLLMEDGMQRNLKMEMLAGCGAGMCQVVVTCPMEMLKIQLQDAGRLAVHRQGSASAPSSSRSYTTRSAPTHKRPSATLIAWELLRTRGLSGLYKGLGATLLRDIPFSIIYFPLFANLNNLGFNERTGKASFAHSFMSGCVAGSIAAVTVTPLDVLKTRIQTLKKGLGEDSYSGITDCARKIWIQEGPSALMKGAGCRALVIAPLFGIAQGVYFIGIGERILKCFE, from the exons ATGGTAAACCAACCCTTCCTGCAGTTCCTGCAGTTCAGCAGTGATCTGGCCTATATCTTGGCATCCAGAAAAGACAGAAGGTTCCTTACTAAAAGCAG TATTACAGCAAAACTCATCAATGGAGGTGTGGCAGGGCTTGTTGGGGTGACTTGTGTGTTCCCCATCGACTTGGCCAAGACTCGGCTGCAGAATCAACATGGAAAAGATATCTACAAAGGAAT GATAGACTGCCTGGTGAAAACTGCCAGGGCGGAAGGCTTCTTGGGCATGTACCGAG GGGCTGCAGTGAACCTAACCTTGGTCACTCCAGAGAAGGCCATCAAGCTGGCAGCCAATGACTTCTTCCGGCAGCTGCTAATGGAGGATGG GATGCAGCGGAACCTGAAGATGGAGATGCTAGCTGGATGTGGAGCTGGAATGTGCCAAGTGGTGGTCACTTGTCCCATGGAAATGCTCAAGATTCAGCTGCAGGATGCTGGCCGCTTGG CAGTTCATCGTCAGGGCTCGGCCTCAGCGCCTTCCTCCTCCAGGTCCTACACTACCCGCTCGGCTCCCACCCACAAGCGCCCGTCTGCCACCCTTATTGCCTGGGAACTACTTCGCACCCGGGGCCTGTCTGGTCTCTATAAGGGTCTGGGCGCCACTCTCCTCAG AGACATTCCCTTCTCCATCATCTACTTCCCACTGTTTGCCAACCTTAACAACCTTGGGTTCAACGAGCGTACCGGGAAGGCCTCCTTTGCTCATTCCTTTATGTCAGGCTGTGTTGCGGGTTCCATAGCTGCTGTCACAGTAACACCTCTGGACG TTTTGAAAACTCGAATCCAAACCCTCAAAAAAGGCCTGGGTGAGGACAGCTACAGTGGGATCACCGACTGCGCCAG GAAAATCTGGATTCAGGAGGGACCATCCGCCCTCATGAAGGGAGCAGGCTGCCGGGCCCTGGTCATAGCCCCTCTCTTTGGGATTGCCCAAGGGGTCTACTTCATTGGTATTGGAGAGCGGATCTTAAAGTGTTTCGAGTAG
- the SLC25A18 gene encoding mitochondrial glutamate carrier 2 isoform X2 has translation MVNQPFLQFLQFSSDLAYILASRKDRRFLTKSRGGNWPAEAHQEGGSGQSPLTPVFSPLCCGGPQSRTQAPHLPRPAISLRSQQPVTQGPTSRMSSQDLSITAKLINGGVAGLVGVTCVFPIDLAKTRLQNQHGKDIYKGMIDCLVKTARAEGFLGMYRGAAVNLTLVTPEKAIKLAANDFFRQLLMEDGMQRNLKMEMLAGCGAGMCQVVVTCPMEMLKIQLQDAGRLVHRQGSASAPSSSRSYTTRSAPTHKRPSATLIAWELLRTRGLSGLYKGLGATLLRDIPFSIIYFPLFANLNNLGFNERTGKASFAHSFMSGCVAGSIAAVTVTPLDVLKTRIQTLKKGLGEDSYSGITDCARKIWIQEGPSALMKGAGCRALVIAPLFGIAQGVYFIGIGERILKCFE, from the exons ATGGTAAACCAACCCTTCCTGCAGTTCCTGCAGTTCAGCAGTGATCTGGCCTATATCTTGGCATCCAGAAAAGACAGAAGGTTCCTTACTAAAAGCAG aggaggaaactggccTGCGGAGGCTCATCAGGAGGGTGGCTCAGGCCAGTCTCCACTGACACCCGTGTTCTCTCCACTCTGCTGCGGTGGGCCACAGTCCAGGACACAGGCACCACATCTGCCTCGGCCAGCCATCTCCCTGAGGAGCCAGCAACCTGTGACCCAGGGACCCACCAGCAGAATGTCCAGCCAGGATTTGAG TATTACAGCAAAACTCATCAATGGAGGTGTGGCAGGGCTTGTTGGGGTGACTTGTGTGTTCCCCATCGACTTGGCCAAGACTCGGCTGCAGAATCAACATGGAAAAGATATCTACAAAGGAAT GATAGACTGCCTGGTGAAAACTGCCAGGGCGGAAGGCTTCTTGGGCATGTACCGAG GGGCTGCAGTGAACCTAACCTTGGTCACTCCAGAGAAGGCCATCAAGCTGGCAGCCAATGACTTCTTCCGGCAGCTGCTAATGGAGGATGG GATGCAGCGGAACCTGAAGATGGAGATGCTAGCTGGATGTGGAGCTGGAATGTGCCAAGTGGTGGTCACTTGTCCCATGGAAATGCTCAAGATTCAGCTGCAGGATGCTGGCCGCTTGG TTCATCGTCAGGGCTCGGCCTCAGCGCCTTCCTCCTCCAGGTCCTACACTACCCGCTCGGCTCCCACCCACAAGCGCCCGTCTGCCACCCTTATTGCCTGGGAACTACTTCGCACCCGGGGCCTGTCTGGTCTCTATAAGGGTCTGGGCGCCACTCTCCTCAG AGACATTCCCTTCTCCATCATCTACTTCCCACTGTTTGCCAACCTTAACAACCTTGGGTTCAACGAGCGTACCGGGAAGGCCTCCTTTGCTCATTCCTTTATGTCAGGCTGTGTTGCGGGTTCCATAGCTGCTGTCACAGTAACACCTCTGGACG TTTTGAAAACTCGAATCCAAACCCTCAAAAAAGGCCTGGGTGAGGACAGCTACAGTGGGATCACCGACTGCGCCAG GAAAATCTGGATTCAGGAGGGACCATCCGCCCTCATGAAGGGAGCAGGCTGCCGGGCCCTGGTCATAGCCCCTCTCTTTGGGATTGCCCAAGGGGTCTACTTCATTGGTATTGGAGAGCGGATCTTAAAGTGTTTCGAGTAG
- the SLC25A18 gene encoding mitochondrial glutamate carrier 2 isoform X4 — MSSQDLSITAKLINGGVAGLVGVTCVFPIDLAKTRLQNQHGKDIYKGMIDCLVKTARAEGFLGMYRGAAVNLTLVTPEKAIKLAANDFFRQLLMEDGMQRNLKMEMLAGCGAGMCQVVVTCPMEMLKIQLQDAGRLAVHRQGSASAPSSSRSYTTRSAPTHKRPSATLIAWELLRTRGLSGLYKGLGATLLRDIPFSIIYFPLFANLNNLGFNERTGKASFAHSFMSGCVAGSIAAVTVTPLDVLKTRIQTLKKGLGEDSYSGITDCARKIWIQEGPSALMKGAGCRALVIAPLFGIAQGVYFIGIGERILKCFE, encoded by the exons ATGTCCAGCCAGGATTTGAG TATTACAGCAAAACTCATCAATGGAGGTGTGGCAGGGCTTGTTGGGGTGACTTGTGTGTTCCCCATCGACTTGGCCAAGACTCGGCTGCAGAATCAACATGGAAAAGATATCTACAAAGGAAT GATAGACTGCCTGGTGAAAACTGCCAGGGCGGAAGGCTTCTTGGGCATGTACCGAG GGGCTGCAGTGAACCTAACCTTGGTCACTCCAGAGAAGGCCATCAAGCTGGCAGCCAATGACTTCTTCCGGCAGCTGCTAATGGAGGATGG GATGCAGCGGAACCTGAAGATGGAGATGCTAGCTGGATGTGGAGCTGGAATGTGCCAAGTGGTGGTCACTTGTCCCATGGAAATGCTCAAGATTCAGCTGCAGGATGCTGGCCGCTTGG CAGTTCATCGTCAGGGCTCGGCCTCAGCGCCTTCCTCCTCCAGGTCCTACACTACCCGCTCGGCTCCCACCCACAAGCGCCCGTCTGCCACCCTTATTGCCTGGGAACTACTTCGCACCCGGGGCCTGTCTGGTCTCTATAAGGGTCTGGGCGCCACTCTCCTCAG AGACATTCCCTTCTCCATCATCTACTTCCCACTGTTTGCCAACCTTAACAACCTTGGGTTCAACGAGCGTACCGGGAAGGCCTCCTTTGCTCATTCCTTTATGTCAGGCTGTGTTGCGGGTTCCATAGCTGCTGTCACAGTAACACCTCTGGACG TTTTGAAAACTCGAATCCAAACCCTCAAAAAAGGCCTGGGTGAGGACAGCTACAGTGGGATCACCGACTGCGCCAG GAAAATCTGGATTCAGGAGGGACCATCCGCCCTCATGAAGGGAGCAGGCTGCCGGGCCCTGGTCATAGCCCCTCTCTTTGGGATTGCCCAAGGGGTCTACTTCATTGGTATTGGAGAGCGGATCTTAAAGTGTTTCGAGTAG
- the SLC25A18 gene encoding mitochondrial glutamate carrier 2 isoform X5 → MVNQPFLQFLQFSSDLAYILASRKDRRFLTKSRGGNWPAEAHQEGGSGQSPLTPVFSPLCCGGPQSRTQAPHLPRPAISLRSQQPVTQGPTSRMSSQDLSITAKLINGGVAGLVGVTCVFPIDLAKTRLQNQHGKDIYKGMIDCLVKTARAEGFLGMYRGAAVNLTLVTPEKAIKLAANDFFRQLLMEDGMQRNLKMEMLAGCGAGMCQVVVTCPMEMLKIQLQDAGRLAVHRQGSASAPSSSRSYTTRSAPTHKRPSATLIAWELLRTRGLSGLYKGLGATLLSFENSNPNPQKRPG, encoded by the exons ATGGTAAACCAACCCTTCCTGCAGTTCCTGCAGTTCAGCAGTGATCTGGCCTATATCTTGGCATCCAGAAAAGACAGAAGGTTCCTTACTAAAAGCAG aggaggaaactggccTGCGGAGGCTCATCAGGAGGGTGGCTCAGGCCAGTCTCCACTGACACCCGTGTTCTCTCCACTCTGCTGCGGTGGGCCACAGTCCAGGACACAGGCACCACATCTGCCTCGGCCAGCCATCTCCCTGAGGAGCCAGCAACCTGTGACCCAGGGACCCACCAGCAGAATGTCCAGCCAGGATTTGAG TATTACAGCAAAACTCATCAATGGAGGTGTGGCAGGGCTTGTTGGGGTGACTTGTGTGTTCCCCATCGACTTGGCCAAGACTCGGCTGCAGAATCAACATGGAAAAGATATCTACAAAGGAAT GATAGACTGCCTGGTGAAAACTGCCAGGGCGGAAGGCTTCTTGGGCATGTACCGAG GGGCTGCAGTGAACCTAACCTTGGTCACTCCAGAGAAGGCCATCAAGCTGGCAGCCAATGACTTCTTCCGGCAGCTGCTAATGGAGGATGG GATGCAGCGGAACCTGAAGATGGAGATGCTAGCTGGATGTGGAGCTGGAATGTGCCAAGTGGTGGTCACTTGTCCCATGGAAATGCTCAAGATTCAGCTGCAGGATGCTGGCCGCTTGG CAGTTCATCGTCAGGGCTCGGCCTCAGCGCCTTCCTCCTCCAGGTCCTACACTACCCGCTCGGCTCCCACCCACAAGCGCCCGTCTGCCACCCTTATTGCCTGGGAACTACTTCGCACCCGGGGCCTGTCTGGTCTCTATAAGGGTCTGGGCGCCACTCTCCTCAG TTTTGAAAACTCGAATCCAAACCCTCAAAAAAGGCCTGGGTGA